The following nucleotide sequence is from Candidatus Jordarchaeales archaeon.
GTCTCGAGCCAAACCGCCAACTATAGTGAAGTTTACTGTTACGAGTAACTGGGAGCCGAAACTAGTCAATCTAATCCTGGGAGGGGACACTGCCACTGGAACTTTTCCGCTGCAAAGCAGTTCGTAAGCTGCTGACACATTGACTAAACCACAACCCTGCGCATACGTATCCTCATCCAAGTCGACCGCAGTAGCCATGAGAGCCGCCTTCACCGTATGAGGAGTTAAATTTGGATTGTAGCTTAAAAGTAGGGCGACTGCCCCTGAAACGTGGGGGGTCGCCTGGCTGGTGCCACTCATAGCCACATAACCCTGGGTATTGTTGTAGCTGAGAGAGATTATGTTCACTCCTGGAGCTACAAGGGTCACGCCTGTCCTATGGTCACGTGTTGGTCCACGGCTCGAGAAGGAGGGTATATAATAGGAGGGTATATAATTAGAGGATGTGACCGCACCCACACATATTGCGAATGCTGCTTCAGCCGGAGCATTTATCGTACCACTGTCAGGACCATCATTACCAGCAGCAGCGACCACAACGACTCCTCTTAAAGTAGCATTGTTAACCGCCAGACAAACAGGATCGTTAGGATCATTTATTAAGGCGCCAGCAGAAATAGAAATAACTTTAGCTCCATTATCCACAGCGTCTTGAATTCCTTCGATCAAGTAATTAAGGTCTCCTTTACCGTCTTTGTTTAACACTTTTATGTTTAGTAGTAGGGCGCCGGGCGCGACGCCGACATACCTTCCTTCACAGTATCCCGCTATTATGCCGGCTACGTGAGTCCCATGACCGTTAAAGTCAGCGGGGTCATTTTCGTTCTTGACAAAGCTACGGTTATATATTATCTTACTGGAGGGTAGTGCTTCATGGGTGTTTATTCCTGTGTCGAGGACCGCGACTTTGACTCCTGTCCCGTTTATGCCTAGCTCGTGTAAGCGTCTTGCGCCTATTTGGTCTATTCCTGCGGAGTAGGTTGTAGTTGCCTGCAGTACGCTGTGTGCTGTGCTGTGAATTTTGATTTCACGGTTATATGTCACTGATTTCACAAAGTCTAAGGATGCCATGTTTGCCGCCATCCCTATGGGAGCCTTAACCAGGACGCCGCTTATTATAGTGTATGTTCTGAGCACCGTGACGGCTTCAAGCGACTTGAAGAGTTCAGCTCCCTCCATAGAGGTGACTCCTTGAAACGTTACGATCATTTCGACTTCACGGTTCGGGTCTCCTCCGTTCATCAACGATGCTAATTCCGGATCGATTTTTGACACCTGGTTATTTGTTGGCTGGACGCCCGGTTGGAGTATCACTACGGCTTGAGCTGGTTGGATGCTTGAAGGCTGAGTTAACATGAGTGATGCAAAGAGGGTCAACAGTAGTATGATGAAAAACAACACCGAATTTTTTCTTCTAGCAGTCAATCTTGCAACCCCTTTCCACTTTTGGTTTCTCCTCTTTGATATGAGGAGGACCATTAGCCCATAAAATTTTTGTCTTATACCTTCCCTATGGAGAGAAAGGTTATTAAAGGGGGTCTGTGACTGCCTCTCATAACATTCCTCTTTTCTCTGTTTCCTTTAAAAGGGGGATCCTCCATGGAAGCAGATAGGGTTAGGACGCTGTTCTCCCTTAGGGGGTACAAGGTTGTTGAGTTGAAGGAGACTGCCAAGGAAGGGCTTTTTGTTGTTGACGCTGAAAAAGGTGGGGTGAGCCAAAAATTTGTCGTTAAAGTAGTTCCGTCAAACAAGATAATTGGGACTGCTGTCGTCCGGGAAGTTAGGGAGAAAATTAAGGAGATTGGTGCTGGTAAGGGAATAATTGTTGGGGGTAAAAGGAGCACACCTATTGCCGAGGATATGGCTGACGAAAGCGGCATCGAGCTACTTGTCGATTACCCGCCCTTCAATATATTCGAGCATGAACTGGTCCCAAAGCACGAAGTTCTCAGCGAAGAGGAAAAGAAATTGTTGCTTGAAACGTTCCACGTGAAGGAAGACCAGCTGCCTAAGATAAAGGATACTGATCCAGCTGTCAAAGCCATAGGGGCTAAGCCGGGAGACATAATCAGAATAATAAGAAAAAGTCCGACTGCAGGGGGAACGGTGTTTTACAGGTATGTAGTTAAAGCAAGGTACGCTCCACAGATAGCCAAGGAGGAGATGGTCACCAGTAGGGGAGCATACATTTTCGCAGAAGAAGAGGAAGCTGTAGAAGAAAGGGAGGAAAGGGAAGAGGAGTGGGAAGAGCTGTAATGGAAACCGACGCCTCCACCTTTTGAAGAGCTGTTCTCAAAAGAGTATAACAGGTTTGAGTGGTGAAGCTTAAAGGGAGCCTAGTGTGAGCTCAGCATACTTTAGTGAGAGGGCTATTTGCTCCCGTCCCCTCTTGGTCTCTATGTCAAGATGTCCTGGGAGAAGATATGTGACATTTAGCGCGCTTAGCTTTCTGAGGGAGGATATGAGTTGTTGCGGGTCTCCTGTAGGAAAGTCTACTCTCCCGAAGCTTCCACCGGTGAACACAGT
It contains:
- a CDS encoding S8 family peptidase produces the protein MTARRKNSVLFFIILLLTLFASLMLTQPSSIQPAQAVVILQPGVQPTNNQVSKIDPELASLMNGGDPNREVEMIVTFQGVTSMEGAELFKSLEAVTVLRTYTIISGVLVKAPIGMAANMASLDFVKSVTYNREIKIHSTAHSVLQATTTYSAGIDQIGARRLHELGINGTGVKVAVLDTGINTHEALPSSKIIYNRSFVKNENDPADFNGHGTHVAGIIAGYCEGRYVGVAPGALLLNIKVLNKDGKGDLNYLIEGIQDAVDNGAKVISISAGALINDPNDPVCLAVNNATLRGVVVVAAAGNDGPDSGTINAPAEAAFAICVGAVTSSNYIPSYYIPSFSSRGPTRDHRTGVTLVAPGVNIISLSYNNTQGYVAMSGTSQATPHVSGAVALLLSYNPNLTPHTVKAALMATAVDLDEDTYAQGCGLVNVSAAYELLCSGKVPVAVSPPRIRLTSFGSQLLVTVNFTIVGGLARDNSLSNVKVEVEGGISSLITLSPGGPFDLNNTHKFVTATIYIPSSYMAPFFSGSIKFVNSNNETIAEVKIQGVGPTVFLLLYLLSQEASSFYFTMMLVILVVPMATAALLLAFAIYKMRRAPPEEMFPPEPVEPGPPLGGEPYRWPYDF
- a CDS encoding DNA-directed RNA polymerase subunit H; the protein is MEADRVRTLFSLRGYKVVELKETAKEGLFVVDAEKGGVSQKFVVKVVPSNKIIGTAVVREVREKIKEIGAGKGIIVGGKRSTPIAEDMADESGIELLVDYPPFNIFEHELVPKHEVLSEEEKKLLLETFHVKEDQLPKIKDTDPAVKAIGAKPGDIIRIIRKSPTAGGTVFYRYVVKARYAPQIAKEEMVTSRGAYIFAEEEEAVEEREEREEEWEEL